The following DNA comes from Novosphingobium sp. THN1.
TTGCCGAGGCAGCCGAGTATCTGCTGTGCGCCGGGTGGGTTACCGGCGCGATCCTCGACGTTGATGGCGGCCTCGGGCTCGGCGTTTCGAAAGGCTGACCCGGACTTCCGGCAAGGCTCAGGCGCGCAGCAGGCGCCTCGCGTTGTCGGCCAGCAACTGCTCCATGCCATGCGTATCGGCGTGCTGCGGCGCGTCCCAGCCGGCGAAATTGGTGCCATAGACCAGCCGATCGCGGCCAACCCGCTGAATCAGGAGATCGAGCGAGAGGTCATCGTGCATGTGCACATCATACCAGATGCGCTGGAGGGCTGCTTCGAAGCGGCCTTCGTCACGCAGGCTTTCCGGCACCCACTGGCGCTTGTGCGCAGCATGGCGCAGGCGCCCCCACACCAGCGCCAGTGCCCCGCCGCCGTGGCTGATGCAGATATCGAGCACGGGATGGCGATCGAGCACGCCGCCGAACAGGAGCGTGGCAAGCGCGGTCGTTTCCTGCATCGCAAACCCGACGGTGATGTCCAGTTCGAACCTGCCGAATGCCGCAGGGCCGGCCGGGCCATCGATCCCGGCAGAGGCCGGGTGGATGAACAGCGGCACGTCGAGGGCGACGACCGCCTCGTAGAACCGGTCCATCACCGGATCGCACAGGCTCTGCGGCATGTCCGTGCCGATGTAGGCGGCGCGAAAGCCCAGTTCGCTTACCGCGCGGCGCAACTCGGCAATCGCCGCATCGACATCCTGCATCGGCAGGGCCGCCGACGCGCCGAGACGGTCGGGATAGCGGGCAACCTGCGCTGCGAGTGCATCATTGTGCCTGCGGCAGAAGGCAATCGCTTCCGCTGCCGGAATGTAGTGGAAGTAGGTCAGCGGATTGGGCGAGAGCAACTGCCAGTCGATCCCGATGCGATCCATCGCCGCGACCCGCACATCCGGGTCCATGAAGGCGCTGCCGCGATAGCGCACGCCGCGCAACCTGTAGTCACCGATGCGGAACACCGGCACGCCATCCTCTTCGGTCAGTTCGGGACCGAAGTGACCGGCGCTGCCAAAGGTCTCCTCGATCACCGCGTGGGCGTGGATGTCGATCACGCGGGCGCTTGCAAGGCTCATTTCAGGCATATCCCTTCGCGACGCCGCCATCGACCGCGATCGCGGTTCCGGTCATGTAGCTTGCAACTTCCGAGCCAAGGAAAACAGCGAGACTGGCGATCTCTTCGGCTTCGGCGAACCGGCCTAGCGGGATATCGGCAAGGATTGCGGCCTCTGCCGCGCTGGGGCCATCAGCGTCGCCCGGCCCCAGCAGCTTCTCGACCCGTCCGGTGCGTGTCCACCCAGGGCAAACCGTGTTGACCAGCACATTGTCCGCAGCGACCTGCTGCGACAATGTCTTCGCCCAGCCCAGCACCGCCATGCGCAGGCTGTTCGACAGCGTGAGATTGGGGACCGGCTGCTTGACCCCGAACGACGATATGTTGACGATCCGCCCCCAGCGCCGCGCCCGCATCGCAGGGAGTACCGCGCGGGTCATCCGCACGGCGGACATCAGCGTGAGGTTGGTGGCCGCCTCCCACCGCGCATCGTCCAGCGTATCGAACAGCCCCGGCGGCGGGCCACCGGCATTGTTCACCAGCACATCGACCGGCCCGAACTGCGCCGCGACCGTATCGGCAAGCCCGGTGATCTGCGCGGGATCGGCAAGGTCTGCGACAAGCGCCAGGCAGCCGGGCATCTGCGCTGCCGCCAGGGCAAGCTGATCCGGATCGCGCGCGCAAATGGCCACGCGCGCGCCTTCGTGATGAAATCCGCGCGCCGTGGCAAGGCCTATCCCCTGGCTTCCCGCGCAGACCAGAACGGTCCTGTCCTTCAGCCCCAGATCCATGCTTCAATGCCCTTTCGGAGTGCCGAGAGCCGCCATCTGCGCGCGATAGCTGGCCAGATCGAAGTAATCGCGCCATTCGCAGATCAGATTGTCGCGCACGCGGAACACACCCATAAGCGGCAGTTCAACCCGTGCGCCGCCGATGGTCATGCGGTCAATCCGCTCTGTCAGCACATGATCGCCGTTCGCTGCAGCATGGCGCACTTCCCAAGCGGAATCGGTCAAGGGCCCGACGCCGCGCAGATAGCGTTCGACTGCGGCCAGGCCGGACAGTGGCTCCATCGGAATGTTGTGATAGGTGATATCGGGCGCAAGGTGCGCAATCACCCGATCAAGATCCGGGCCGGTCCAGGCGCTGCAGAACGACAGGACGCATTCAAGCGGAGACATGTCCGTGTCGTCAGCCAAGTCGACTTCTCCCCTTCTCTTCTGGCCGCTTCCCTTGACACGGCGCACCGCAGTTGTGAAGTATCGAAATTAATATATTTCTGGACGCATTTCCTCCCTTGGCGCCGACGCCCTGCCATAGAGATCGTGCAATGCAGGTGATGACAGATCATGAAAGCCTGGCCTCCATTCTGCTGCAGGCGCAGCGGGAAGGCCGTGCCGTTCCGCAGGACGTGTTCGGCAAAGACCTGGACATTGCCGACGCGCTGGCCATCCAGCGAGAACTGCATGCACAGGCGATTACTGCGGGCCGGATGCCATGCGGCCACAAGATCGGCCTGACATCTCCCGGCGCCATGCGCCTGTTCGGCGCGCAGGAGCCAATGATCGGGACGATCTTTGCCGATACCGTACTTCCCCCGGAGCTGCCGTGGCAACGGGCACGTTCATCGCCCCCCGGATCGAGGGTGAGATCCTGCTGGAAATCGGCCATGCACCGGAATGGAATGCCAGTGACGATATCCTTCTGGCCGCGCTAACCAGCATTCGTCCGGCCTTCGAAATCGCTGATTCCCGCATAGTGGGATGGCCAGGGAACGTGACGCACGCCACTGCCGACAACGCCTGCTGCGCGCGCGTCATGCCGGGGGCCGACCGGGTGCAGGCAACGCAAGTCGATCTGGTCGATGCGCGCAGCGAGTTGCTGGAAGATGGACAACTGGTTGCAGCCGGATCGCCGCGCGATTGCCTGGGTTCGATCCTGAATGCGTGGCGCTGGCTGCTGCGCCGATCCGGCGAACTGGGC
Coding sequences within:
- a CDS encoding amidohydrolase family protein, encoding MSLASARVIDIHAHAVIEETFGSAGHFGPELTEEDGVPVFRIGDYRLRGVRYRGSAFMDPDVRVAAMDRIGIDWQLLSPNPLTYFHYIPAAEAIAFCRRHNDALAAQVARYPDRLGASAALPMQDVDAAIAELRRAVSELGFRAAYIGTDMPQSLCDPVMDRFYEAVVALDVPLFIHPASAGIDGPAGPAAFGRFELDITVGFAMQETTALATLLFGGVLDRHPVLDICISHGGGALALVWGRLRHAAHKRQWVPESLRDEGRFEAALQRIWYDVHMHDDLSLDLLIQRVGRDRLVYGTNFAGWDAPQHADTHGMEQLLADNARRLLRA
- a CDS encoding SDR family oxidoreductase — encoded protein: MDLGLKDRTVLVCAGSQGIGLATARGFHHEGARVAICARDPDQLALAAAQMPGCLALVADLADPAQITGLADTVAAQFGPVDVLVNNAGGPPPGLFDTLDDARWEAATNLTLMSAVRMTRAVLPAMRARRWGRIVNISSFGVKQPVPNLTLSNSLRMAVLGWAKTLSQQVAADNVLVNTVCPGWTRTGRVEKLLGPGDADGPSAAEAAILADIPLGRFAEAEEIASLAVFLGSEVASYMTGTAIAVDGGVAKGYA
- a CDS encoding limonene-1,2-epoxide hydrolase family protein, with translation MADDTDMSPLECVLSFCSAWTGPDLDRVIAHLAPDITYHNIPMEPLSGLAAVERYLRGVGPLTDSAWEVRHAAANGDHVLTERIDRMTIGGARVELPLMGVFRVRDNLICEWRDYFDLASYRAQMAALGTPKGH